The DNA region tttaatttctttagtGTAATTTGTTTATAGGCTTTTGCTTATCTTGCCTATTAATGGACTTTTTGTTTacttaattgacaaaaattaGTTGTGAATCTGTGTATTTGGGCAATTAATGTATGATTCCAGTACctcattttttaaatcttaacttTAATGAAGGCAGATTTGCTTGCAAAATATGGTGGTGTTGCTCCTAAAATGGCAGAAGAAGCACACTCCCAAGTTATTGATCAGGTATCATCTCTAACTAGGAAATTTAGTCTCTTTTTTTGTAACgcatgtttttaatattgtaatggATGTGAGTTTGTGCGGGAGTGCACATTTGTGATTTGACAGGTCGTACAGGAAGCACTTGATAAAGCTAATTTAACAGCAACGAATCTATCTGCCGTTGCTGTTACAATTGGTCCTGGTTTGAGCCTATGTCTTCGCGGTAATTTGATTAGCATATGTTTCTGTTTCATTTTTTCCCTTGTTGATCTTATTGAGAGTAAATTTTTGTCACCAATGTATAGTACTGTTGAACCCAGTACAAATTAGATAAAGAAACTCAATTATACTTTCACAGACAACATTGGATAATTCTGTCTGTGTAGTGTCTTCTGCCTTATTCTGCTTTATACAGGGTACAGATGAATTTCTGCCTGTAAAAACCTGTGCTACCAGGTTGAAAAATGGCTCTATTTCTAAGCCTTATCGTGAAGTGCTTATGGAATATGTCAATGTATGCTTATTTGCATAAATAGCTAGACAAGAGCATTGTTTTAGTTCTAAGAACCTTATCTAATATTGCTAGTGTTATGGTAGCTTGGCTTTCAACTTGGTATTTTTTTCGAAGTTCATGTTTGGGCAAGAGAGAACAAATAACTTTTCTTTCGATTTTATCTTGTGCTATGAGGTCGATATTCTGGCATCCCTCTGTACTGTTACGTAATTTTGTTGTTTCAAGTACAAAATAGCTCCTCAGGGCAATTTTTCTTTATGCATTCTGATGCAGTTGGTGTACGAAAAGCTCGTAAACTTGCTGGTAGCTTCAATCTACCAATCATTGGCATCCACCATATGGAGGCTCATGCTCTAGTAGCCAGGTATGGAAGCAAAAATGATATAATGAATGAAGAGCAAAGAATAGCTAAGCCACACAAGACAACAATGTGTACTAAAACAtactaaaaacatgtttatttccATATTGCGCTGGACATTAAGAGGCTTGTATGTCTATGCTTTTGATTCATACTCAAAATTGAGATATAAAATGCTCATCTGTATCACCTGTGTTTCTTATTCTAGGTTAATTGAACGTGAGTTGCAATTTCCTTTCATGGCCCTACTTATTTCAGGTAAGACCATCATATGATTAttgattctttcttttcctctgcTGAATGTTTTAATGTTAAGGTTAGCATGTGTGTGAGTGGATGGGTTGGATTGATACTTAGAAAGCTGGGTATTTTATCTTAGGAACCAAGGGAAAAAAAGTCTCATTCAAAATCAATGGAATTGCAAATATTGTTTGAGAAGATTTGGTTGGATTTGCTCTTTCCTTGGTTGTCAAATTAGGTCATATTTGTGTGATTTGAAAGCTGTGAGCATGCAGGTTCATGCAACACAAAGTAATTGCCATGTGATTATCAATGACTCAATTCTGCTCATCAACAGAGGCCCATCTGACTTAAGTTGATGTAGTTAAAGCTGATCAATCAATCATATTATTCATCAAAAGTTTAAGCTGGATTTCGATAGTGGTGTTTGCAAGCAAGAGTGAAGCCAACATACATGTAATCCAAACTTGCACTGACTGAATTGATtgctttttgtgtgtgtgtgtatgtgtgtgagTATCAAAATCATGATGCCATGGGTTTTAGCTTAGCTTTGGGCATCACATCTAAGAGAGTTGTTGTGGCTGCAAGCATACCATTGATTTAAGTTGCTTCTGTTTCTCAGGAGGACACAATCTACTTATCCTTGCTCATGACCTTGGCCACTACATACAACTTGGGACCACAATTGATGATGCAATTGGTGAGGCATATGACAAGACAGCAAAATGGCTTGGTCTTGACATGAGCAGGAGTGGTGGACCAGCCCTAGAGGAACTTGCTCGAGAGGGTGATGcagaatcaataaaattttcagTTAGTTATCTATCatactttttatttgttcatttaCTTAGTTTCTCATTGTTGTCATGTTTGCTAGAGTGCGTAAAATGAATATCATTTTTCTGTTTTCGAGCTCTCTTCAAAGTACCTTATTTGGTTTTGTTCAGACTCCAATGAAACAGCATAAAGATTGCAACTTCTCGTATGCTGGTTTGAAGACCCAAGTGAGGCTGGCAATTGAATCCAAAAACATGTATGTAGAAAACACCAAACTCCTACTATCTCTGGTAACTTATTCCCCCACGTGGATATAATGGCCTATGCAAACAATGAGCCAATTTATACATTTTTTCCTGCCTATTGATGTGTGTGTAGATTATGTGCAGCAATGCTGAAATTCCCATTTCTTCGGCAAGTAGCCAAGATAGAAGGTCCCGAGCTGACATTGCAGCTTCTTTTCAGGTTACCTTCCTttggttaattttgtttttaatctttattgaaTTCTAGTATAAACATGCTCTTTTTGTTTGTTCTGCTCCCTCTAAGGCTGTTTCTTGCAGCGAGTTGCAGTATTGCATTTAGAGGAAAGGTGTGACCGGGCAATTGAATGGGCAAGGAAGATCGAGCCTTCAATAAAGCATTTGGTGACATGCCTTGTGATTTTAA from Populus alba chromosome 14, ASM523922v2, whole genome shotgun sequence includes:
- the LOC118041319 gene encoding probable tRNA N6-adenosine threonylcarbamoyltransferase, mitochondrial isoform X1; this encodes MLSSLSSTISRLNLFYPKPSIPYSLSSCLKTLKPQPIIPRWSPLHSLSTHSTSRLSTSLKPQLETLVSKDDLVVLGIETSCDDTAAAVVRGNGEILSQVVSSQADLLAKYGGVAPKMAEEAHSQVIDQVVQEALDKANLTATNLSAVAVTIGPGLSLCLRVGVRKARKLAGSFNLPIIGIHHMEAHALVARLIERELQFPFMALLISGGHNLLILAHDLGHYIQLGTTIDDAIGEAYDKTAKWLGLDMSRSGGPALEELAREGDAESIKFSTPMKQHKDCNFSYAGLKTQVRLAIESKNMYVENTKLLLSLIMCSNAEIPISSASSQDRRSRADIAASFQRVAVLHLEERCDRAIEWARKIEPSIKHLVVSGGVASNQYVRARLDHVVTKNSLQLVCPPPKLCTDNGVMVAWTGIEHFCMGRFDPPPPADEHEDYMYDLRPRWPLGEEFAEGRSEARSLRTARIHPSLTSIIQASLQQQ
- the LOC118041319 gene encoding probable tRNA N6-adenosine threonylcarbamoyltransferase, mitochondrial isoform X2, producing MLSSLSSTISRLNLFYPKPSIPYSLSSCLKTLKPQPIIPRWSPLHSLSTHSTSRLSTSLKPQLETLVSKDDLVVLGIETSCDDTAAAVVRGNGEILSQVVSSQADLLAKYGGVAPKMAEEAHSQVIDQVVQEALDKANLTATNLSAVAVTIGPGLSLCLRVGVRKARKLAGSFNLPIIGIHHMEAHALVARLIERELQFPFMALLISGGHNLLILAHDLGHYIQLGTTIDDAIGEAYDKTAKWLGLDMSRSGGPALEELAREGDAESIKFSTPMKQHKDCNFSYAGLKTQVRLAIESKNINAEIPISSASSQDRRSRADIAASFQRVAVLHLEERCDRAIEWARKIEPSIKHLVVSGGVASNQYVRARLDHVVTKNSLQLVCPPPKLCTDNGVMVAWTGIEHFCMGRFDPPPPADEHEDYMYDLRPRWPLGEEFAEGRSEARSLRTARIHPSLTSIIQASLQQQ
- the LOC118041319 gene encoding probable tRNA N6-adenosine threonylcarbamoyltransferase, mitochondrial isoform X4; the protein is MAEEAHSQVIDQVVQEALDKANLTATNLSAVAVTIGPGLSLCLRVGVRKARKLAGSFNLPIIGIHHMEAHALVARLIERELQFPFMALLISGGHNLLILAHDLGHYIQLGTTIDDAIGEAYDKTAKWLGLDMSRSGGPALEELAREGDAESIKFSTPMKQHKDCNFSYAGLKTQVRLAIESKNMYVENTKLLLSLIMCSNAEIPISSASSQDRRSRADIAASFQRVAVLHLEERCDRAIEWARKIEPSIKHLVVSGGVASNQYVRARLDHVVTKNSLQLVCPPPKLCTDNGVMVAWTGIEHFCMGRFDPPPPADEHEDYMYDLRPRWPLGEEFAEGRSEARSLRTARIHPSLTSIIQASLQQQ
- the LOC118041319 gene encoding probable tRNA N6-adenosine threonylcarbamoyltransferase, mitochondrial isoform X3; amino-acid sequence: MLSSLSSTISRLNLFYPKPSIPYSLSSCLKTLKPQPIIPRWSPLHSLSTHSTSRLSTSLKPQLETLVSKDDLVVLGIETSCDDTAAAVVRGNGEILSQVVSSQADLLAKYGGVAPKMAEEAHSQVIDQVVQEALDKANLTATNLSAVAVTIGPGLSLCLRVGVRKARKLAGSFNLPIIGIHHMEAHALVARLIERELQFPFMALLISGGHNLLILAHDLGHYIQLGTTIDDAIGEAYDKTAKWLGLDMSRSGGPALEELAREGDAESIKFSTPMKQHKDCNFSYAGLKTQVRLAIESKNMYVENTKLLLSLIMCSNAEIPISSASSQDRRSRADIAASFQRVAVLHLEERCDRAIEWARKIEPSIKHLVVSGGVASNQYVRARLDHVVTKNSLQLVCPPPKLCTDNGVMVAWTGIEHFCMGRFDPPPPADEHEDYMNWSKKFGGESSSPSCSYHIMICGQGGR